From Symphalangus syndactylus isolate Jambi chromosome 17, NHGRI_mSymSyn1-v2.1_pri, whole genome shotgun sequence, one genomic window encodes:
- the DMPK gene encoding myotonin-protein kinase isoform X7, which yields MSAEVRLRRLQQLVLDPGFLGLEPLLDLLLGVHQELGASELAQDKYVADFLQWAEPIVVRLKEVRLQRDDFEILKVIGRGAFSEVAVVKMKQTGQVYAMKIMNKWDMLKRGEVSCFREERDVLVNGDRRWITQLHFAFQDENYLYLVMEYYVGGDLLTLLSKFGERIPAEMARFYLAEIVMAIDSVHRLGYVHRDIKPDNILLDRCGHIRLADFGSCLKLRADGTVRSLVAVGTPDYLSPEILQAVGSGPGTGSYGPECDWWALGVFAYEMFYGQTPFYADSTAETYGKIVHYKEHLSLPLAEEGVPEEARDFIQRLLCPPETRLGRGGAGDFRTHPFFFGLDWDGLRDSVPPFTPDFEGATDTCNFDLVEDGLTAMETLSDIQEGAPLGVHLPFVGYSYSCMALRDSEVPGPTPMELEAEQLLEPHVQAPSLEPSVSPQDETAEVAVPAAIPAVEAEAEVTLRELQEALEEEVLTRQSLSREMEAIRTDNQNFASQLREAEARNRDLEAHVRQLQERMELLQAEGATAVTGVPSPRATDPPSHMAPRPWLWASARWWGQAPCTAATCCSLPGSLGLAYRRRFSCSSSPLLCLVPPPWAALGWWPTPANSPQSGAAQEPPALPEP from the exons ATGTCAGCCGAGGTGCGGCTGAGGCGGCTCCAGCAGCTGGTGTTGGACCCCGGCTTCCTGGGGCTGGAGCCCCTGCTCGACCTTCTCCTGGGCGTCCACCAGGAGCTGGGCGCCTCCGAACTGGCCCAGGACAAGTACGTGGCCGACTTCTTGCAGTGGG CGGAGCCCATCGTGGTGAGGCTTAAGGAGGTCCGACTGCAGAGGGACGACTTCGAGATTCTGAAGGTGATCGGACGCGGGGCGTTCAGCGAG GTAGCGGTAGTGAAGATGAAGCAGACGGGCCAGGTGTATGCCATGAAGATCATGAACAAGTGGGACATGCTGAAGAGGGGCGAG GTGTCGTGCTTCCGTGAGGAGAGGGACGTGTTGGTGAATGGGGACCGGCGGTGGATCACGCAGCTGCACTTCGCCTTCCAGGATGAGAACTACCTG TACCTGGTCATGGAGTATTACGTGGGCGGGGACCTGCTGACACTGCTGAGCAAGTTTGGGGAGCGGATTCCGGCCGAGATGGCGCGCTTCTACCTGGCGGAGATTGTCATGGCCATAGACTCCGTGCACAGGCTTGGCTACGTGCACAG GGACATCAAACCCGACAACATTCTGCTGGACCGCTGCGGCCACATCCGCCTGGCCGACTTCGGCTCTTGCCTCAAGCTGCGGGCAGATGGAACG GTGCGGTCGCTGGTGGCTGTGGGCACCCCAGACTACCTGTCCCCCGAGATCCTGCAGGCTGTGGGCAGTGGGCCCGGGACAGGCAGCTACGGGCCCGAGTGTGACTGGTGGGCACTGGGTGTATTCGCCTATGAAATGTTCTATGGGCAGACGCCCTTCTACGCGGATTCCACGGCGGAGACCTATGGCAAGATCGTCCACTACAAG GAGCACCTCTCTCTGCCGCTGGCGGAAGAAGGGGTCCCTGAGGAGGCTCGAGACTTCATTCAGAGGCTGCTGTGTCCCCCGGAGACACGGCTGGGCCGGGGTGGAGCAGGCGACTTCCGGACACATCCCTTCTTCTTTGGCCTCGACTGGGATGGTCTCCGAGACAGCGTGCCCCCCTTTACGCCGGATTTCGAAGGTGCCACCGACACATGCAACTTCGACTTGGTGGAGGACGGGCTCACTGCCATG GAGACACTGTCGGACATTCAAGAAGGTGCGCCGCTGGGGGTCCACCTGCCTTTCGTGGGCTACTCCTACTCCTGCATGGCCCTCAG ggATAGTGAGGTCCCAGGCCCCACACCCATGGAACTGGAGGCCGAGCAGCTGCTTGAGCCACACGTGCAAGCGCCCAGCCTGGAGCCCTCGGTGTCCCCACAGGATGAAACA GCTGAAGTGGCAGTTCCAGCGGCTATCCCTGCGGTGGAGGCTGAGGCCGAGGTGACGCTGCGGGAGCTCCAGGaggccctggaggaggaggtgctCACCCGGCAGAGCTTGAGccgggagatggaggccatcCGCACGGACAACCAGAACTTCGCCAG TCAACTACGTGAGGCAGAGGCTCGGAACCGGGACCTAGAGGCACACGTCCGGCAGTTGCAGGAGCGGATGGAGTTGCTGCAGGCAGAGGGAGCCACAG cTGTCACGGGGGTCCCCAGTCCCCGGGCCACGGATCCACCTTCCCAT ATGGCCCCCCGGCCGTGGCTCTGGGCCAGTGCCCGCTGGTGGGGCCAGGCCCCATGCACCGCCGCCACCTGCTGCTCCCTGCCAGG GTCCCTAGGCCTGGCCTATCGGAGGCGCTTTTCCTGCTCCTCTTCGCCGTTGCTCTGTCTCGTGCCGCCGCCCTGGGCTGCGTTGGGTTGGTGGCCCACGCCGGCCAACTCACCGCAGTCTGGCGCCGCCCAGGAGCCGCCCGCGCTCCCTGAACCTTAG
- the DMPK gene encoding myotonin-protein kinase isoform X6, producing the protein MWGGPWEADSPRVKLRGREKGRQREGGAFPLVSSALSGDPRFFSPITPPAEPIVVRLKEVRLQRDDFEILKVIGRGAFSEVAVVKMKQTGQVYAMKIMNKWDMLKRGEVSCFREERDVLVNGDRRWITQLHFAFQDENYLYLVMEYYVGGDLLTLLSKFGERIPAEMARFYLAEIVMAIDSVHRLGYVHRDIKPDNILLDRCGHIRLADFGSCLKLRADGTVRSLVAVGTPDYLSPEILQAVGSGPGTGSYGPECDWWALGVFAYEMFYGQTPFYADSTAETYGKIVHYKEHLSLPLAEEGVPEEARDFIQRLLCPPETRLGRGGAGDFRTHPFFFGLDWDGLRDSVPPFTPDFEGATDTCNFDLVEDGLTAMVSGGGETLSDIQEGAPLGVHLPFVGYSYSCMALRDSEVPGPTPMELEAEQLLEPHVQAPSLEPSVSPQDETAEVAVPAAIPAVEAEAEVTLRELQEALEEEVLTRQSLSREMEAIRTDNQNFASQLREAEARNRDLEAHVRQLQERMELLQAEGATAVTGVPSPRATDPPSHMAPRPWLWASARWWGQAPCTAATCCSLPGSLGLAYRRRFSCSSSPLLCLVPPPWAALGWWPTPANSPQSGAAQEPPALPEP; encoded by the exons ATGTGGGGAGGCCCTTGGGAAGCAGACAGTCCTAGGGTGAAgctgagaggcagagagaaggggagacagagagagggtggGGCTTTTCCCCTTGTCTCTAGTGCCCTTTCTGGTGACCCTCGGTTCTTTTCCCCCATCACGCCCCCAGCGGAGCCCATCGTGGTGAGGCTTAAGGAGGTCCGACTGCAGAGGGACGACTTCGAGATTCTGAAGGTGATCGGACGCGGGGCGTTCAGCGAG GTAGCGGTAGTGAAGATGAAGCAGACGGGCCAGGTGTATGCCATGAAGATCATGAACAAGTGGGACATGCTGAAGAGGGGCGAG GTGTCGTGCTTCCGTGAGGAGAGGGACGTGTTGGTGAATGGGGACCGGCGGTGGATCACGCAGCTGCACTTCGCCTTCCAGGATGAGAACTACCTG TACCTGGTCATGGAGTATTACGTGGGCGGGGACCTGCTGACACTGCTGAGCAAGTTTGGGGAGCGGATTCCGGCCGAGATGGCGCGCTTCTACCTGGCGGAGATTGTCATGGCCATAGACTCCGTGCACAGGCTTGGCTACGTGCACAG GGACATCAAACCCGACAACATTCTGCTGGACCGCTGCGGCCACATCCGCCTGGCCGACTTCGGCTCTTGCCTCAAGCTGCGGGCAGATGGAACG GTGCGGTCGCTGGTGGCTGTGGGCACCCCAGACTACCTGTCCCCCGAGATCCTGCAGGCTGTGGGCAGTGGGCCCGGGACAGGCAGCTACGGGCCCGAGTGTGACTGGTGGGCACTGGGTGTATTCGCCTATGAAATGTTCTATGGGCAGACGCCCTTCTACGCGGATTCCACGGCGGAGACCTATGGCAAGATCGTCCACTACAAG GAGCACCTCTCTCTGCCGCTGGCGGAAGAAGGGGTCCCTGAGGAGGCTCGAGACTTCATTCAGAGGCTGCTGTGTCCCCCGGAGACACGGCTGGGCCGGGGTGGAGCAGGCGACTTCCGGACACATCCCTTCTTCTTTGGCCTCGACTGGGATGGTCTCCGAGACAGCGTGCCCCCCTTTACGCCGGATTTCGAAGGTGCCACCGACACATGCAACTTCGACTTGGTGGAGGACGGGCTCACTGCCATGGTGAGCGGGGGCGGG GAGACACTGTCGGACATTCAAGAAGGTGCGCCGCTGGGGGTCCACCTGCCTTTCGTGGGCTACTCCTACTCCTGCATGGCCCTCAG ggATAGTGAGGTCCCAGGCCCCACACCCATGGAACTGGAGGCCGAGCAGCTGCTTGAGCCACACGTGCAAGCGCCCAGCCTGGAGCCCTCGGTGTCCCCACAGGATGAAACA GCTGAAGTGGCAGTTCCAGCGGCTATCCCTGCGGTGGAGGCTGAGGCCGAGGTGACGCTGCGGGAGCTCCAGGaggccctggaggaggaggtgctCACCCGGCAGAGCTTGAGccgggagatggaggccatcCGCACGGACAACCAGAACTTCGCCAG TCAACTACGTGAGGCAGAGGCTCGGAACCGGGACCTAGAGGCACACGTCCGGCAGTTGCAGGAGCGGATGGAGTTGCTGCAGGCAGAGGGAGCCACAG cTGTCACGGGGGTCCCCAGTCCCCGGGCCACGGATCCACCTTCCCAT ATGGCCCCCCGGCCGTGGCTCTGGGCCAGTGCCCGCTGGTGGGGCCAGGCCCCATGCACCGCCGCCACCTGCTGCTCCCTGCCAGG GTCCCTAGGCCTGGCCTATCGGAGGCGCTTTTCCTGCTCCTCTTCGCCGTTGCTCTGTCTCGTGCCGCCGCCCTGGGCTGCGTTGGGTTGGTGGCCCACGCCGGCCAACTCACCGCAGTCTGGCGCCGCCCAGGAGCCGCCCGCGCTCCCTGAACCTTAG
- the DMPK gene encoding myotonin-protein kinase isoform X14, with the protein MWGGPWEADSPRVKLRGREKGRQREGGAFPLVSSALSGDPRFFSPITPPAEPIVVRLKEVRLQRDDFEILKVIGRGAFSEVAVVKMKQTGQVYAMKIMNKWDMLKRGEVSCFREERDVLVNGDRRWITQLHFAFQDENYLYLVMEYYVGGDLLTLLSKFGERIPAEMARFYLAEIVMAIDSVHRLGYVHRDIKPDNILLDRCGHIRLADFGSCLKLRADGTVRSLVAVGTPDYLSPEILQAVGSGPGTGSYGPECDWWALGVFAYEMFYGQTPFYADSTAETYGKIVHYKEHLSLPLAEEGVPEEARDFIQRLLCPPETRLGRGGAGDFRTHPFFFGLDWDGLRDSVPPFTPDFEGATDTCNFDLVEDGLTAMVSGGGETLSDIQEGAPLGVHLPFVGYSYSCMALRDSEVPGPTPMELEAEQLLEPHVQAPSLEPSVSPQDETAEVAVPAAIPAVEAEAEVTLRELQEALEEEVLTRQSLSREMEAIRTDNQNFASQLREAEARNRDLEAHVRQLQERMELLQAEGATAVTGVPSPRATDPPSHLDGPPAVALGQCPLVGPGPMHRRHLLLPARVPRPGLSEALFLLLFAVALSRAAALGCVGLVAHAGQLTAVWRRPGAARAP; encoded by the exons ATGTGGGGAGGCCCTTGGGAAGCAGACAGTCCTAGGGTGAAgctgagaggcagagagaaggggagacagagagagggtggGGCTTTTCCCCTTGTCTCTAGTGCCCTTTCTGGTGACCCTCGGTTCTTTTCCCCCATCACGCCCCCAGCGGAGCCCATCGTGGTGAGGCTTAAGGAGGTCCGACTGCAGAGGGACGACTTCGAGATTCTGAAGGTGATCGGACGCGGGGCGTTCAGCGAG GTAGCGGTAGTGAAGATGAAGCAGACGGGCCAGGTGTATGCCATGAAGATCATGAACAAGTGGGACATGCTGAAGAGGGGCGAG GTGTCGTGCTTCCGTGAGGAGAGGGACGTGTTGGTGAATGGGGACCGGCGGTGGATCACGCAGCTGCACTTCGCCTTCCAGGATGAGAACTACCTG TACCTGGTCATGGAGTATTACGTGGGCGGGGACCTGCTGACACTGCTGAGCAAGTTTGGGGAGCGGATTCCGGCCGAGATGGCGCGCTTCTACCTGGCGGAGATTGTCATGGCCATAGACTCCGTGCACAGGCTTGGCTACGTGCACAG GGACATCAAACCCGACAACATTCTGCTGGACCGCTGCGGCCACATCCGCCTGGCCGACTTCGGCTCTTGCCTCAAGCTGCGGGCAGATGGAACG GTGCGGTCGCTGGTGGCTGTGGGCACCCCAGACTACCTGTCCCCCGAGATCCTGCAGGCTGTGGGCAGTGGGCCCGGGACAGGCAGCTACGGGCCCGAGTGTGACTGGTGGGCACTGGGTGTATTCGCCTATGAAATGTTCTATGGGCAGACGCCCTTCTACGCGGATTCCACGGCGGAGACCTATGGCAAGATCGTCCACTACAAG GAGCACCTCTCTCTGCCGCTGGCGGAAGAAGGGGTCCCTGAGGAGGCTCGAGACTTCATTCAGAGGCTGCTGTGTCCCCCGGAGACACGGCTGGGCCGGGGTGGAGCAGGCGACTTCCGGACACATCCCTTCTTCTTTGGCCTCGACTGGGATGGTCTCCGAGACAGCGTGCCCCCCTTTACGCCGGATTTCGAAGGTGCCACCGACACATGCAACTTCGACTTGGTGGAGGACGGGCTCACTGCCATGGTGAGCGGGGGCGGG GAGACACTGTCGGACATTCAAGAAGGTGCGCCGCTGGGGGTCCACCTGCCTTTCGTGGGCTACTCCTACTCCTGCATGGCCCTCAG ggATAGTGAGGTCCCAGGCCCCACACCCATGGAACTGGAGGCCGAGCAGCTGCTTGAGCCACACGTGCAAGCGCCCAGCCTGGAGCCCTCGGTGTCCCCACAGGATGAAACA GCTGAAGTGGCAGTTCCAGCGGCTATCCCTGCGGTGGAGGCTGAGGCCGAGGTGACGCTGCGGGAGCTCCAGGaggccctggaggaggaggtgctCACCCGGCAGAGCTTGAGccgggagatggaggccatcCGCACGGACAACCAGAACTTCGCCAG TCAACTACGTGAGGCAGAGGCTCGGAACCGGGACCTAGAGGCACACGTCCGGCAGTTGCAGGAGCGGATGGAGTTGCTGCAGGCAGAGGGAGCCACAG cTGTCACGGGGGTCCCCAGTCCCCGGGCCACGGATCCACCTTCCCAT CTAGATGGCCCCCCGGCCGTGGCTCTGGGCCAGTGCCCGCTGGTGGGGCCAGGCCCCATGCACCGCCGCCACCTGCTGCTCCCTGCCAGG GTCCCTAGGCCTGGCCTATCGGAGGCGCTTTTCCTGCTCCTCTTCGCCGTTGCTCTGTCTCGTGCCGCCGCCCTGGGCTGCGTTGGGTTGGTGGCCCACGCCGGCCAACTCACCGCAGTCTGGCGCCGCCCAGGAGCCGCCCGCGCTCCCTGA
- the DMPK gene encoding myotonin-protein kinase isoform X15 yields MWGGPWEADSPRVKLRGREKGRQREGGAFPLVSSALSGDPRFFSPITPPAEPIVVRLKEVRLQRDDFEILKVIGRGAFSEVAVVKMKQTGQVYAMKIMNKWDMLKRGEVSCFREERDVLVNGDRRWITQLHFAFQDENYLYLVMEYYVGGDLLTLLSKFGERIPAEMARFYLAEIVMAIDSVHRLGYVHRDIKPDNILLDRCGHIRLADFGSCLKLRADGTVRSLVAVGTPDYLSPEILQAVGSGPGTGSYGPECDWWALGVFAYEMFYGQTPFYADSTAETYGKIVHYKEHLSLPLAEEGVPEEARDFIQRLLCPPETRLGRGGAGDFRTHPFFFGLDWDGLRDSVPPFTPDFEGATDTCNFDLVEDGLTAMETLSDIQEGAPLGVHLPFVGYSYSCMALRDSEVPGPTPMELEAEQLLEPHVQAPSLEPSVSPQDETAEVAVPAAIPAVEAEAEVTLRELQEALEEEVLTRQSLSREMEAIRTDNQNFASQLREAEARNRDLEAHVRQLQERMELLQAEGATAVTGVPSPRATDPPSHMAPRPWLWASARWWGQAPCTAATCCSLPGSLGLAYRRRFSCSSSPLLCLVPPPWAALGWWPTPANSPQSGAAQEPPALPEP; encoded by the exons ATGTGGGGAGGCCCTTGGGAAGCAGACAGTCCTAGGGTGAAgctgagaggcagagagaaggggagacagagagagggtggGGCTTTTCCCCTTGTCTCTAGTGCCCTTTCTGGTGACCCTCGGTTCTTTTCCCCCATCACGCCCCCAGCGGAGCCCATCGTGGTGAGGCTTAAGGAGGTCCGACTGCAGAGGGACGACTTCGAGATTCTGAAGGTGATCGGACGCGGGGCGTTCAGCGAG GTAGCGGTAGTGAAGATGAAGCAGACGGGCCAGGTGTATGCCATGAAGATCATGAACAAGTGGGACATGCTGAAGAGGGGCGAG GTGTCGTGCTTCCGTGAGGAGAGGGACGTGTTGGTGAATGGGGACCGGCGGTGGATCACGCAGCTGCACTTCGCCTTCCAGGATGAGAACTACCTG TACCTGGTCATGGAGTATTACGTGGGCGGGGACCTGCTGACACTGCTGAGCAAGTTTGGGGAGCGGATTCCGGCCGAGATGGCGCGCTTCTACCTGGCGGAGATTGTCATGGCCATAGACTCCGTGCACAGGCTTGGCTACGTGCACAG GGACATCAAACCCGACAACATTCTGCTGGACCGCTGCGGCCACATCCGCCTGGCCGACTTCGGCTCTTGCCTCAAGCTGCGGGCAGATGGAACG GTGCGGTCGCTGGTGGCTGTGGGCACCCCAGACTACCTGTCCCCCGAGATCCTGCAGGCTGTGGGCAGTGGGCCCGGGACAGGCAGCTACGGGCCCGAGTGTGACTGGTGGGCACTGGGTGTATTCGCCTATGAAATGTTCTATGGGCAGACGCCCTTCTACGCGGATTCCACGGCGGAGACCTATGGCAAGATCGTCCACTACAAG GAGCACCTCTCTCTGCCGCTGGCGGAAGAAGGGGTCCCTGAGGAGGCTCGAGACTTCATTCAGAGGCTGCTGTGTCCCCCGGAGACACGGCTGGGCCGGGGTGGAGCAGGCGACTTCCGGACACATCCCTTCTTCTTTGGCCTCGACTGGGATGGTCTCCGAGACAGCGTGCCCCCCTTTACGCCGGATTTCGAAGGTGCCACCGACACATGCAACTTCGACTTGGTGGAGGACGGGCTCACTGCCATG GAGACACTGTCGGACATTCAAGAAGGTGCGCCGCTGGGGGTCCACCTGCCTTTCGTGGGCTACTCCTACTCCTGCATGGCCCTCAG ggATAGTGAGGTCCCAGGCCCCACACCCATGGAACTGGAGGCCGAGCAGCTGCTTGAGCCACACGTGCAAGCGCCCAGCCTGGAGCCCTCGGTGTCCCCACAGGATGAAACA GCTGAAGTGGCAGTTCCAGCGGCTATCCCTGCGGTGGAGGCTGAGGCCGAGGTGACGCTGCGGGAGCTCCAGGaggccctggaggaggaggtgctCACCCGGCAGAGCTTGAGccgggagatggaggccatcCGCACGGACAACCAGAACTTCGCCAG TCAACTACGTGAGGCAGAGGCTCGGAACCGGGACCTAGAGGCACACGTCCGGCAGTTGCAGGAGCGGATGGAGTTGCTGCAGGCAGAGGGAGCCACAG cTGTCACGGGGGTCCCCAGTCCCCGGGCCACGGATCCACCTTCCCAT ATGGCCCCCCGGCCGTGGCTCTGGGCCAGTGCCCGCTGGTGGGGCCAGGCCCCATGCACCGCCGCCACCTGCTGCTCCCTGCCAGG GTCCCTAGGCCTGGCCTATCGGAGGCGCTTTTCCTGCTCCTCTTCGCCGTTGCTCTGTCTCGTGCCGCCGCCCTGGGCTGCGTTGGGTTGGTGGCCCACGCCGGCCAACTCACCGCAGTCTGGCGCCGCCCAGGAGCCGCCCGCGCTCCCTGAACCTTAG